The genomic window TCCAAAGGAGCGGTGACTACCTTTTCCAGAGCCATGGCAAAAGAGCTGGGCCCAAAAGGGATTAGAGTAAATGCCGTTTGTCCCGGCTTAATTGCAACAAAATTTCACGATGATTTCACAAAGGATGAAATTCGTAAAATGGTTGCAGGTAAAACTCCTTTGAGGAGAGAAGGGAGTGCTGAAGAGGTGGCAGACCTGGTGGTCTATTTAGCTTCTGATAATAGCTCGTTCGTAAACGGAGCGAACTTTGACATCAATGGTGGCTTAGCATTCTCCTAAGAAGATTTTTCAAATACATGCTATAAACGAAAGCTATAAATAAATTATGAAAGTAGTAACCTTTGGAGAAATCATGTTAAGATTATCTCCTCCTGGTTGGAAGCGTTTCAGCCAAGCGAATTCCTTTGAGGTAATTTATGGTGGGGGTGAAAGTAATGTCGCAGTGAGCCTTGCCAATTATGGAGTACCTGTAGACTTTGTTACTCGCATTCCTGATAATGATATCGGTGACTGTGCAGAAATGGAGATGAGGAAAAGAGGGGTAGGAACTCAACATATGATTCGGGGAGGAGAAAGACTTGGCATTTACTTTCTCGAGACCGGAGCTGTATCACGCGGGAGTAAAGTTGTATATGATCGTGCATATTCTTCCATGTCTCAAATTGAGGCAGGGATGATCGACTGGGAAGAAGTATTGAAAGGTGCAGACTGGTTTCACTGGACCGGAATCACACCTGCTATTTCTCAGGGGGCAGCAGATGCCTGTCTGGAAGCAATTCAGATGGCTAATAAACTCGGAGTGACGGTTTCTACAGACCTCAATTATCGTAAGAAGCTGTGGAAGTACGGCAAAGAACCGGGCGAGATTATGCCTGATCTGGTTGCAGGATGTGATGTAATCCTCGGAAATGAGGAAGATGCTGAAAAGCACTTTGGATTGCACCCGGAAAATGTAGATGTAACCCAGGGAGGTTCTGTATCCGGGGAAGCCTATCTATCTGTGCTCAAGCAATTGATGGAAATGTTCCCTCGTGCAAAGAAAGTGATCACAACCCTGCGGGGCTCAATCAGCGCCTCTCACAATAGTTGGTCCGGTGTCCTCTATGATGGTGAAACATTGTATGAAGCTCCTACTTATCAGATTACTCATATCGTCGATAGAGTAGGGGGAGGAGACAGTTTTATGGGCGGCCTGATTTATGGATTACTTACCTATCCGGAAGATGATCAAAGAGCCCTGAACTTTGCTGTGGCTGCATCCTGCCTCAAGCATACCATTTTTGGAGATGCCAATTTGGCAAGCATAGAAGAAGTTGAAAAACTGATGTCTGGAGATGCCTCCGGACGAGTTTCACGATAAGCATACATATTATTTTGAGTTAGTCTGCAGGTTCAAGCCTTGCTTGGGCCTGCTTTTTTACTATGGCAAGCGTTAAAAAACATATCTGTCTGGGAAGCATAAGATCCCAAAAGATCATACCCCTTTTCTATCACGCAGATCAGGAAACTGCCCGGGAAATTTTGAAAGCCTGTTCTAAAGGCGGAACCCGGGTAATAGAATTTACCAATCGAGGAGATTTTGCCCAGGAAGTTTTTGCTGACCTGGTCAAATTTGCTCAGGAAGAATTACCGGAAATGATTCTGGGGATCGGCTCTGTTACAGATGCAGCTACGGCAGCGATGTATATACAATTAGGAGCCAACTTCATTGTTTCTGCTTCCTTGCGAAAAGATATAGCTACTGTATGCAACAGGAGAAAGATCCCCTATCTACCCGGTTGCGGTTCTTTGACTGAGATAGGCGAGGCTGAAGAACTCGGCTGCGATATCGTAAAGTTATTTCCCGGTTCGGTCTATGGTCCCGGCTTTATCAAAGCTGTGAAAGGTCCTCAATCCTGGACAGAAATTATGGTCACAGGAGGAGTTAGCCCTAATCAGGAAAATCTCTCTGGCTGGTTTGAAAGTGGAGCTGTTGCCGTCGGTATGGGATCCAAGCTCATTAAAAAAGATTGGGTGCAGGAAAAACAATTCGATAAGATCGCAGAAGAAATCAGGAGGTCTTTATCTATGATTAAAGCCTATAACTAATAACAAGATGTCTGCTCCATCGTCCATTCTCCAGAAAATTTCCGCATTTCTTCGAAAGATCGGTCCGGGAATATTTGCCATTGGCTATACGATCGGTACAGGGAGTGTCACTACTATGGCTGTCGCAGGCAGTCAGTATGGGATGCAATTGCTTTGGGTTCTCTTTATCAGTTGTCTGTTTTCCTGGGTTTTGATGGAGGCTTATGGCAGGTATACCCTTGTTACGGGTGAAACGGCTCTTTATGGTTTCCGCAGACATCTGAAGTTTGGGAAAATCATGGCGATTCTCATTATAGTCGGAGTCTCCGTGGGGCAGTGGAATTCGCTGATTGGGATATTGGGAATTTCAGCGCATTCCATCTATGAAATGTTGAGTCTGTTTATCCCTGCTGCCGCTGGTTATGAATATGCCTTGATCCTGATCATTGCGATTGTGATTATTGGAAGTATGTATGCCTTGTTGTGGGTGGGTACCTATACCCTCTTCGAAAAGATCCTTTTGGTCTTTGTATCCATTATGGGCTTATCCTTCCTTTTGTCCATGTTTATTGTGCTGCCAGATCCTACTTCGATTGCAAAAGGCATGATCCCATCCATACCAGAAGTAGAAGGAGGAAGACAGTTGGTTGTCGCTTTTGTCGGTACAACTATGGCAGCTGCTACTTTCCTTTCCCGTCCTTTATTTATTCAGGGGAAAGGCTGGACAAAGGATAATCTGAAAGACCAGAGAAATGATGCCCTTTGGGCCTCGATTCTGATATTCCTGATCAGTGGATCTATCATGGCCGTAGCTATGGGGACCTTATTCGCAGAAGGGAAATCGATAGAAAAGGTCCTGGATATGGTTTATATCCTTGAACCTATTGCAGGGAAATTTGCTATCTCAGTCTTCTTTTTGGGAACCCTGGGTGCTGGACTCTCCTCCATATTCCCCATACTTATGATCACCCCTATACTGGTGGCAGATTATCAGGCTGGAAAGCTGGATGTCGGTTCAAAACAGTTCAAAATTCTGACGGGGATTGTTTGTGCTATAGGGTTAACGGTACCTATTCTGGGTAGTAATCCTATTAAGGCTCAAATTCTGACTCAGGTATTCAATGTCTTTGTCTTGCCATTGGTTATAATCGGCATAATGTTTCTGAGTAATAGTAAACGCCTGATGCAGGAACATAAGGCAGGTTGGCTCCTGAATGTCGGGATGGCGCTTGCCTTAATATTTGCTAGTCTGATTTCTTATAATGGGGTACTCTCCGTGATAAATACATTTAATGGCTAAGCATTAACAGGCCCATTTCACCAAAAAACAAGAACCTGAACGTACACAAAACACATTTCTCTATACTACCCTTTTCCGTAGGATGCCAGGTCGGGAAAGGGTATTCTTCTTCATATTTATAAATGCTTGTTTGAGTAAAGAAAGCAGAAAGCCAATCGACATCATCTCAGCTCTTTAGTTATCGGATCATCAGAGATCCCTGAGAAAATCGAAAAGCAGCAATCTTTCTTGTAAATACTTAAGAGGCATTTTATGCAAATCACACTCGTCCATGTATACAGGGTAAGGATACCTTTTTCCTTCTCTGTAGACCATAACCTTAAAAAACGTAAAAGCTCCGAATCGCTTGTATTATCCCTTCATGGAGACGATGGAGAGCTGGGATATGGCGAATGTACTCCACGCCCTTATGTTACCGGAGAAAGTACTGCAGAAGTATGGCAGAGTTTTCAGGAAATCATCCAGCATTGGCCCTTGCCTCGGATTCAAAAGCTGGAAGACATTTTTAGCTTTTGCAGGAAACTGGAAGAACGATTTGCTATGCCCTCGCTGGTATGTGCCTGGGAGATGGCCTTGCTGGACCTTTGGGGGAAACACCAGAGATTGCCTCTGGCCTCTTTAATGGGAAAAGAAGTTGATTATGAGCCGCAATATTCCGCAGTTCTTCCCATGCTTCCACCCTTGAAACTCGAACATTGGTTGAAAAAGATCTCTGCCCTGAATTTAGCACACATAAAAATCAAGGTAGGGCATGAAGGAGATGTCGCAGACCTTGCTTTGGCCCGAATGATCATGGGGCCTGAGGTTGATATCCGTATAGATGCCAATCGTGCCTGGAGCCTGAGTGAAGCAACTCAAAAGCTGGAAGAATTTCAGCCCTATCACATCAGTTGTGTAGAAGAACCTTTGCGGGAAGAAGAGACCGGGAATTTGTCGAAACTTGCGCAAAGAACTGATATCCCCCTTCTTCTTGACGAATCCCTTTGTCGCAAAGAACAGCTCCATTTTTATCTGAATGAGATGTCCCGGGATTCCTTTATGGTGAACCTGAAAATCTCAAAACTGGGAGGCTTGAGCAAATGCTCAGAAATCTATCAAATCGCCCAGAAACATGGCATTTATTGTCAGTTGGGCTGCCATGTGGGAGAAACCGCCATCCTCAGTGCCGCTGGCAGAATCTTCGCCCAACATCATGAACTCAAATATCTGGAAGGCTCCTTTGCGCCTTTCTTTATGGAAGATGACATTGCCCGACAGCCTTTGTTTTTCTCCTCAGAGGGAAAGGCTGATCGGATCGAAGGAAACGGTCTGGGAATTGAGATCGATCCTGTAAAGCTCGAAAGATATAGCGAGCACTGAGCCCTTATTTATTCCACTTACAAGCAAACCTAATCATGACTGCATCCATTACCCGAAAAATGACTTTTGCAGAATTTAACATAAACTTCAATACAATATCTGTAGACGAACTCTTTCAGCAATATGAGGAAATCGGTTTTATATATCCCGCAAAGAAAGCTTTACTGGCGCCTCATATGGAAGAAATCAGGAACAACTGGAAAAACCTCTACCAAAGCCAGGAAAAGTATCTATGGATTTTTACCAATGATCTTGCAAAAGTGAAAAACTTTGCCTCTATCACTGCCTGGAAACAAAGCAATTATTGCCTGCAGGCCCAGCACCTGGTCAGTGATGGAAATCCTTTCCTTTCCCTGAAAGTTATGCTGGGTGCCCAATTCAAAGCTGAGCACCAGCACCAAGCAGATGATGTACGTGCCAGTCAAAACTGGTTTCGTCCTAATAACCGTTATGCCTATCGGGTATTTGCTTCTATGTTTGAAAAGCTCGGCAGAGAAAAGGCAGCCCTTAACCTCTTCCAATTTCTGCAACTCCCGCTGAGGTTTATTCCGGAAACAGGCATGTATCCCTATGAAGTTGAAGAAGTGAAAGGAGTAGATGATGAGTTGATTAGCTGTATGACCGATCGATTCGGAGAGGCTTTTGTTCAGGCGGAAGAATTGAATGAAGCAGACATTTGTCTGGAAAAGATTGGGGCCGATTTCAGGAAGTACGGCTTAAATAGATCGAGAAAAGTCTTAAAAATCAAAGGGAAAAGTGGAAGACTATTGGCAGCTATGATTATGAACCGGGCACCCTTGGGGATCAATTTTAGCTATCTGGAAAATCGCGCCTATTATGTGATGGCTGAAAACCTCCGAAATGAGGAACGACTGGAAGTTCTTCGATTTATGAATAAACAAGCAAAACCCTACTATAGGGATATCAGTCTGAAAGCTATCCCGATCGTAACGGATAAGAAAACCTCCGATGCTTTGCAAAAACTGGATGCAAGATGGTTGAGAGAATATCTGCAAAGTATCTGGCTACGGGAAGGTTTCTCTCAATGGTATGAACATATCGCTTCCTTCCTGGAAAGAATAGAAAGAAGAATGTAGTTTATATATAGGAAAAGCTAAATAAGCATCATAAGTCTATTGTTTAGATGTACCCCTGTCAGTATTGGCAGGGGATTTTTTGTGGGAAATATTCAACCCTAAACGAGTAGGTCAGTTATAAAACTGAAAATTTAGTTGATAAACTGATTTTTTAGTTATATACTTGTGACATGAAACCTTTAACCCGCAAAGAAGAAGAGATCATGCAGATCCTATGGGAGCTGGAAAAAGCCTTTGTGAAAGACATTCGCGAACGCATTCCTGAACCCAAGCCGCATTATAATACTGTTTCCTCTATGGTTCGCTTCATGGTGGACAAAGGATATATAGGATATAAGGCCTATGGAAAAACCCATGAATACTTTCCTCTGATCAGCAAGGAGAGTTATAGCAAACATTCCCTTTCAAATCTGGTCAATGGATATTTCTCAAATTCTTACAAAAGTGTCATTTCATTTATGGCTAAAGAAGAAGATATCAGCATTGACGAATTGAAGGAAATTATCTCCATGATCGAAAACGAAAAATCCGAGCACAATGAATGAAATTATTCTGTACCTCTTTAAGAGCTCTCTCATTCTGACGGGCTTTTATCTTTTCTACAAATTCTTTTTGGACAACGATACTCACTATGGTATGCGGAGAGGGTTTTTGCTCCTTTCCATGATTACTGCCATACTGACACCCATGATTCCTTTTGGGTATGTAGAATACCAAAGCTGGGAGAATGTACTCTATTACCTGATCATTTCAGGTTCCCCTACAGAAGGAGGCGAGTTAGTCGAACAAATTACTCCGATCATCCAATCCTGGTCCTGGACGGATTATGCTGGTTTGATCTATGCCTTGGGAGTGGCAGTGATGTTGATACGCTTGATCTGGATAGGCATTCAATTGGCGGGCTTATTTGCCAAAGCGGAGTTTACAGAATTTGACGGAAGATTGATTACTTATTCGCCAGAAGTAGTGATTCCTTTTTCTTTCTTCCATTATATTTTCCTTCCTGCTTTTGAGGAAGGTGAATATCCTGACCCGGTAATCCTCACCCACGAAGGTTTACATATACAAAAAAGACATAGCTGGGATGTAATCCTCTCTGAGGTAATCTTGCTGGTCTTTTGGTTCAACCCTATAAGTTGGCTCTTTAAAAAAGCTTTGCAAGAAGTTCACGAATACCAGGTTGATGCGCAAATCCTGGATGCGGGCTTCGATAAAAAAGCTTATCAGTTGCTTTTGCTCAATTACAGTGTCGGCAAGCAAAAAGTGGCGATCGCCAACTCTTTTAATCAACTAACAACTAAAAAAAGAATTTCCATGATGAACAAAAGAAAGTCATCCAGACACGCAATGTTGAAATATTTAAGCTTTCTACCGATTGCTTTTCTGAGTCTTACCCTCATGTCTTCCAGCCCGGTTCCTGCGCTCGAACTTCAATCTGTTAAGCAGGGAGAAGGTTGGATTGTCGTAGGAAAGGTTCTGGATAAAAATAATGAAGAGGCTTTGGTTGGTGCGACTGTTATTGTCAAAGGTACCCAGGTAGGTACCGTGACCGATCAGTACGGAATCTTCCAGATCGAAATTCCCAATGAGCCACCTGCCGACTTAATCATAAGTTATATTGGCTACGAAAAATATGAAGTAGCTGTAGCCAAGAGTGGCGAATTGACGGTCAATTTGTCTACGGATACCGGATCAAGTTCTCACAGTTTTAAGGAACTGAGTATTCTGGTGAAAAGTAAT from Bacteroidia bacterium includes these protein-coding regions:
- a CDS encoding Nramp family divalent metal transporter, which codes for MSAPSSILQKISAFLRKIGPGIFAIGYTIGTGSVTTMAVAGSQYGMQLLWVLFISCLFSWVLMEAYGRYTLVTGETALYGFRRHLKFGKIMAILIIVGVSVGQWNSLIGILGISAHSIYEMLSLFIPAAAGYEYALILIIAIVIIGSMYALLWVGTYTLFEKILLVFVSIMGLSFLLSMFIVLPDPTSIAKGMIPSIPEVEGGRQLVVAFVGTTMAAATFLSRPLFIQGKGWTKDNLKDQRNDALWASILIFLISGSIMAVAMGTLFAEGKSIEKVLDMVYILEPIAGKFAISVFFLGTLGAGLSSIFPILMITPILVADYQAGKLDVGSKQFKILTGIVCAIGLTVPILGSNPIKAQILTQVFNVFVLPLVIIGIMFLSNSKRLMQEHKAGWLLNVGMALALIFASLISYNGVLSVINTFNG
- a CDS encoding carboxypeptidase-like regulatory domain-containing protein; amino-acid sequence: MNEIILYLFKSSLILTGFYLFYKFFLDNDTHYGMRRGFLLLSMITAILTPMIPFGYVEYQSWENVLYYLIISGSPTEGGELVEQITPIIQSWSWTDYAGLIYALGVAVMLIRLIWIGIQLAGLFAKAEFTEFDGRLITYSPEVVIPFSFFHYIFLPAFEEGEYPDPVILTHEGLHIQKRHSWDVILSEVILLVFWFNPISWLFKKALQEVHEYQVDAQILDAGFDKKAYQLLLLNYSVGKQKVAIANSFNQLTTKKRISMMNKRKSSRHAMLKYLSFLPIAFLSLTLMSSSPVPALELQSVKQGEGWIVVGKVLDKNNEEALVGATVIVKGTQVGTVTDQYGIFQIEIPNEPPADLIISYIGYEKYEVAVAKSGELTVNLSTDTGSSSHSFKELSILVKSNKKGDSVVIRSNDSSKDGLKPLYVIDGEIVTIEISELKPDDIASINVLKGEAAAKKYGKDGANGVIEITMKKK
- a CDS encoding sugar kinase, coding for MMKVVTFGEIMLRLSPPGWKRFSQANSFEVIYGGGESNVAVSLANYGVPVDFVTRIPDNDIGDCAEMEMRKRGVGTQHMIRGGERLGIYFLETGAVSRGSKVVYDRAYSSMSQIEAGMIDWEEVLKGADWFHWTGITPAISQGAADACLEAIQMANKLGVTVSTDLNYRKKLWKYGKEPGEIMPDLVAGCDVILGNEEDAEKHFGLHPENVDVTQGGSVSGEAYLSVLKQLMEMFPRAKKVITTLRGSISASHNSWSGVLYDGETLYEAPTYQITHIVDRVGGGDSFMGGLIYGLLTYPEDDQRALNFAVAASCLKHTIFGDANLASIEEVEKLMSGDASGRVSR
- a CDS encoding enolase C-terminal domain-like protein, producing the protein MQITLVHVYRVRIPFSFSVDHNLKKRKSSESLVLSLHGDDGELGYGECTPRPYVTGESTAEVWQSFQEIIQHWPLPRIQKLEDIFSFCRKLEERFAMPSLVCAWEMALLDLWGKHQRLPLASLMGKEVDYEPQYSAVLPMLPPLKLEHWLKKISALNLAHIKIKVGHEGDVADLALARMIMGPEVDIRIDANRAWSLSEATQKLEEFQPYHISCVEEPLREEETGNLSKLAQRTDIPLLLDESLCRKEQLHFYLNEMSRDSFMVNLKISKLGGLSKCSEIYQIAQKHGIYCQLGCHVGETAILSAAGRIFAQHHELKYLEGSFAPFFMEDDIARQPLFFSSEGKADRIEGNGLGIEIDPVKLERYSEH
- a CDS encoding bifunctional 4-hydroxy-2-oxoglutarate aldolase/2-dehydro-3-deoxy-phosphogluconate aldolase — protein: MASVKKHICLGSIRSQKIIPLFYHADQETAREILKACSKGGTRVIEFTNRGDFAQEVFADLVKFAQEELPEMILGIGSVTDAATAAMYIQLGANFIVSASLRKDIATVCNRRKIPYLPGCGSLTEIGEAEELGCDIVKLFPGSVYGPGFIKAVKGPQSWTEIMVTGGVSPNQENLSGWFESGAVAVGMGSKLIKKDWVQEKQFDKIAEEIRRSLSMIKAYN
- a CDS encoding BlaI/MecI/CopY family transcriptional regulator: MKPLTRKEEEIMQILWELEKAFVKDIRERIPEPKPHYNTVSSMVRFMVDKGYIGYKAYGKTHEYFPLISKESYSKHSLSNLVNGYFSNSYKSVISFMAKEEDISIDELKEIISMIENEKSEHNE